The Oncorhynchus nerka isolate Pitt River linkage group LG12, Oner_Uvic_2.0, whole genome shotgun sequence genome includes a region encoding these proteins:
- the LOC115138021 gene encoding uncharacterized protein LOC115138021, translating to MITLCLIFPLLVEMVHGVAGTESSSISQKNGLMSANVGDAVVLVCFNKSEVGVMFSWYKQTFENIPQLISTIYKLDKNATFYQKFKNNPRFSVEGGQWKNNLMIADVELSDSGTYYCGSSYGNNLEFGKGVILFIKGSDSRNMTILQQPVSESIQPGDSVTLNCTIHTETCAGEHSVYWFRHDSGESRPGVIYTHGDRNDQCEKSPEAGSPTQSCAYNLPKRNLSLSDAGTYYCAVASCGEILFGNGTKLDVVHGCKEDRVLLVYCLGAALGLCFIIIIVLGCVLYKISSRECEQCRGAPPQPSTPEVPSHNQDQDVDTLHYAALNVVHKKVKAGRERSAMERDTVYSGVRRQNMD from the exons ATGATCACACTGTGTCTGATATTTCCACTTCTCGTAGAGATGG TTCATGGAGTAGCTGGGACTGAATCCTCATCCATCAGTCAGAAGAATGGTCTCATGTCAGCCAACGTTGGAGACGCAGTGGTTTTGGTCTGCTTCAACAAAAGCGAGGTGGGAGTAATGTTCTCCTGGTACAAGCAAACTTTTGAAAATATTCCTCAGCTCATCTCGACCATCTATAAGTTGGACAAGAATGCAACATTTTACCAGAAGTTTAAGAATAACCCTCGCTTCTCAGTGGAAGGTGGCCAATGGAAAAATAATCTAATGATCGCAGACGTGGAACTCTCTGATTCAGGCACATACTACTGTGGAAGTTCTTATGGAAACAATTTGGAATTTGGAAAAGGAGTCATTCTCTTCATAAAAG GGTCAGATTCCAGAAATATGACTATACTTCAGCAACCTGTGTCTGAGTCAATCCAGCCAGGAGATTCTGTGACTCTGAACTGTACAATACACACAGAGACCTGTGCAGGAGAACACAGTGTCTATTGGTTCAGACATGACTCAGGAGAATCCCGACCAGGAGTCATTTACACCCATGGAGACAGGAATGATCAGTGTGAGAAGAGCCCTGAGGCTGGGTCTCCTACACAGAGCTGTGCCTACAACCTCCCCAAGAGGAACCTCAGCCTTTCTGATGCTGGGACTTACTACTGTGCTGTGGCCTCATGTGGGGAGATACTGTTTGGGAACGGGACCAAGCTAGATGTTGTCC ATGGTTGTAAGGAGGACCGTGTTCTCTTGGTGTACTGTCTGGGTGCAGCGTTGGGTCTGtgtttcatcatcatcattgtcCTTGGTTGTGTTTTGTATAAGATCAGCAGTAGAGAATGTGAACAGTGCAGAG GGGCGCCCCCTCAGCCAAGTACTCCGGAGGTCCCCAGTCAtaaccag GATCAAGATGTTGACACACTCCATTACGCCGCTCTGAACGTCGTCCACAAGAAAGtgaaggctgggagagagaggagcgccATGGAGAGAGACACTGTTTACTCTGGGGTGAGACGCCAAAACATGGACTGA